In Paenibacillus algicola, a genomic segment contains:
- a CDS encoding RNA polymerase sigma factor produces MGVNELDKHEYITSIVNKYADMILRLALAHLGNLADAQDVCQEVYIKFFKHQRSFNDTEHEKAWIIRVTINACKDVIRSPWKKWFSPSEEVPLPNNHTENMEVVSLILMLPRKYRIVIHLYYYEGYKTAEIAELLNIKESTIRTQLKRAKELLKMKITGGFDDDDEK; encoded by the coding sequence TTGGGAGTTAACGAGCTAGACAAACATGAGTACATCACAAGTATAGTGAACAAATACGCCGATATGATACTACGGCTGGCACTAGCCCACCTCGGCAATTTAGCAGATGCGCAAGATGTGTGCCAGGAGGTCTATATCAAGTTCTTTAAGCACCAACGTTCCTTTAACGACACTGAGCATGAAAAGGCATGGATCATACGAGTAACGATAAATGCGTGTAAGGACGTGATCAGAAGTCCGTGGAAGAAATGGTTCTCACCATCCGAGGAGGTACCCCTGCCAAATAATCATACAGAGAACATGGAGGTCGTGTCCCTTATTCTTATGCTTCCTCGGAAATACCGGATAGTCATACATCTCTACTATTATGAAGGCTACAAAACAGCCGAGATCGCCGAGCTTTTAAATATAAAAGAGAGTACGATTCGGACACAACTAAAACGAGCTAAAGAACTTCTGAAGATGAAGATAACGGGGGGATTTGACGATGATGATGAGAAGTAA
- a CDS encoding heavy metal translocating P-type ATPase gives MNEEKKETGCCQDSSCTTKETVQPKHQIKVDLRPKVQVSERADACQDDCCTAAPAKAVESITPAAHMNASSKIRTYAIEGMDCGACAATIEKQFRGDPAVQSVSVNFSTGKMQMEHDHPVEEIIKRVSKAGFQATLLTKKQQKAPAAPTAKPYPLILSGVLLALGLISSFTGFSAAWSTFAYVLSILTGGYKPAKSAYYALKSRALDMNVLMTAAVVGAALIGEWLEGATVVWLFALGNMLQTASIERTRQSIRNLLDLAPPEAWVKEQDKLVKVPVEEMRLGQIIVIKPGDRIPLDGRVVVGESSVNQAPITGESIPVDKEIGDAVYAGTINEQGTLEVEVTALAEDTTISKIIHLVEEAQEKKAPTQAFVDRFAQIYTPIVFAAALLTMVLPPVIGLGSWGEWFYKGLELLVVACPCALVISTPVAIVSAIGNAAKHGVLIKGGAFLETAGRISAIAFDKTGTLTEGKPSVSHLEAWKVSEYELLSIAYTLEEYSTHPIAKAITAYAQSKGVVKQKGTGFNNKVGRGVEAEMNGTTYWAGNMKLFQHLHMPDSIQSKVQKLEQEGNTLVLIGTADRLLGLIAVSDRLRQVTVDALQGIRQTGVQELVMLTGDNEGTAKHVAANSGVSRYFAELMPEQKVSAIEKLQHEGHRVAMVGDGINDAPALAAADLGIAMGGAGTDTAMETADIVLMADNLQKLPHTIKLSRKALGIIKQNIWFSLIIKAAALVLIFPDILTLWIAVLSDTGAALLVILNSMRLLRVKG, from the coding sequence ATGAATGAGGAGAAGAAAGAGACGGGCTGCTGTCAGGATTCTTCTTGTACCACGAAGGAAACGGTACAGCCTAAACATCAGATCAAGGTTGACCTTCGGCCAAAGGTGCAGGTCAGTGAACGTGCTGACGCTTGTCAGGATGATTGCTGCACAGCAGCACCTGCAAAGGCTGTTGAGAGCATTACACCGGCTGCACACATGAATGCTTCCTCGAAGATCAGAACCTATGCTATAGAGGGCATGGATTGCGGTGCATGTGCTGCAACGATTGAGAAGCAATTCAGGGGCGATCCGGCGGTGCAAAGCGTCAGCGTTAACTTTTCCACCGGTAAAATGCAAATGGAGCACGATCATCCGGTAGAGGAAATTATCAAGCGGGTGTCCAAGGCCGGGTTTCAAGCCACCCTGTTGACCAAGAAGCAGCAGAAGGCACCGGCGGCACCTACTGCCAAGCCATATCCCCTGATCCTTTCCGGCGTGCTGCTAGCCTTAGGCTTGATCAGCTCATTTACTGGCTTCTCTGCTGCATGGAGTACATTTGCTTATGTCTTGTCGATACTCACCGGCGGCTACAAGCCGGCTAAAAGCGCATATTACGCCCTCAAAAGCAGAGCTTTAGATATGAATGTGCTGATGACGGCTGCCGTCGTTGGCGCGGCCCTGATTGGAGAATGGCTAGAAGGAGCCACGGTCGTCTGGCTGTTCGCCCTTGGCAACATGCTCCAGACCGCATCAATTGAAAGAACTCGTCAATCCATCCGGAACCTGCTGGACCTCGCGCCGCCTGAAGCATGGGTTAAGGAGCAGGATAAGCTTGTCAAGGTGCCGGTCGAGGAGATGAGGTTGGGACAGATTATTGTAATCAAGCCCGGGGATCGTATTCCGCTGGATGGCAGGGTCGTGGTGGGAGAGTCCAGTGTTAACCAGGCTCCTATTACAGGTGAGTCCATTCCGGTCGATAAAGAGATCGGGGATGCTGTCTACGCAGGAACGATTAACGAGCAGGGTACGCTGGAAGTAGAGGTTACTGCTCTAGCGGAGGATACAACGATCTCCAAGATCATCCATCTCGTAGAAGAAGCACAGGAGAAGAAAGCGCCGACACAGGCTTTTGTCGATCGCTTTGCTCAAATATATACGCCTATTGTGTTTGCAGCAGCCTTGCTCACCATGGTGCTGCCTCCGGTAATCGGGCTGGGAAGCTGGGGAGAGTGGTTTTATAAAGGGCTGGAGCTGCTCGTGGTAGCCTGTCCTTGCGCGTTGGTTATTTCTACGCCGGTTGCCATTGTTTCCGCCATCGGAAACGCTGCGAAGCATGGGGTGCTCATCAAGGGTGGCGCATTTTTGGAAACGGCTGGCCGCATTAGTGCCATTGCTTTTGACAAAACAGGCACCTTGACGGAAGGCAAGCCCTCCGTATCTCACCTGGAGGCCTGGAAGGTCAGCGAATACGAGCTGCTCTCCATTGCGTACACACTTGAAGAGTACTCAACGCATCCGATCGCTAAAGCGATCACGGCCTATGCTCAAAGCAAAGGCGTCGTCAAACAGAAGGGAACCGGATTTAATAACAAGGTAGGACGCGGTGTCGAGGCTGAAATGAACGGAACCACGTATTGGGCCGGGAATATGAAGCTGTTTCAGCACCTGCATATGCCTGACTCCATACAATCCAAAGTGCAGAAGCTGGAGCAGGAAGGGAACACCTTAGTATTGATCGGCACAGCGGATCGGCTGCTAGGGCTGATTGCGGTGTCGGATCGCCTTCGGCAGGTGACCGTAGATGCACTGCAAGGCATTCGGCAGACGGGAGTGCAGGAGCTGGTCATGCTGACCGGGGATAATGAAGGAACCGCAAAGCATGTGGCTGCGAACTCCGGGGTATCCCGGTATTTTGCCGAGCTGATGCCAGAGCAGAAGGTAAGTGCTATTGAGAAGCTGCAGCACGAAGGCCACCGCGTAGCGATGGTCGGCGATGGAATAAATGATGCTCCTGCTCTGGCTGCTGCGGATCTCGGCATCGCCATGGGCGGCGCCGGGACGGACACCGCTATGGAAACCGCAGACATTGTGCTGATGGCCGACAATCTGCAGAAGCTGCCCCATACGATCAAGCTCAGCCGTAAAGCGCTCGGCATCATCAAGCAGAATATTTGGTTCTCGCTGATCATCAAGGCTGCTGCGCTGGTCCTAATCTTTCCTGATATATTGACACTATGGATCGCCGTGTTAAGCGACACGGGGGCCGCACTGCTCGTAATCTTGAACAGTATGAGACTGCTGCGAGTGAAGGGATAG
- a CDS encoding ATP-dependent DNA helicase: MERYPFSYNPSEPFVKQVGDWVADVFYDVLPEHGFEIRDEQIYMAYQLERAYAEQQTIFAEAGVGTGKTLVYLLYAINYARYTRKPAVIACADESLIEQLVKQEGDLAKLASYLDLQIDARLGKSPDQYLCLRKIDGARLQDEDAAFIEEVHESLPDFVHAPGTMQAFYPYGDRKQYPHLSNEQWQKINWDSFQDCFVCEKRHRCGMTLSRDHYRKSTDLIICSHDYYMEHVWTYEGRKREGQLPLLPEHSSVVFDEGHLLESAAQQALSYKLKHSAYEEIITRLLDGEIRETLAESIEASLDQSQLVFDLIAKQAKAIPGSDRYEIDVDEKLISELNRWRSTIEQIDEELVFESGLHTLDEYKLRIVEEHLEMIQIALQLFQKRDRFICWAEMNQNGEATLAMMPQTVKEVLKERVFGLKMPIVFSSATMSVDGSFDYVAESLGITDYISFSVASPYDYEKQMKLLAPRELMHNDSMTEEEKLMQKLELAAKLIERTGGRALLLFKTMDELKAFKHASMRHPKLTAYTMLYEGDREISSLITQFQQQEQSVLCAASLWEGLDVPGPSLSNVIIWSLPYPPQDPVFTAKRKAAASAVEEVDLPYMLLRLRQGLGRLIRTSTDQGIAAMLDAEVVLDHGVRERIEAVLPPGAALEIEALLSYS, from the coding sequence GTGGAGCGATATCCTTTTTCCTATAATCCGTCAGAACCGTTCGTCAAGCAGGTTGGCGATTGGGTGGCGGATGTTTTTTATGATGTGCTGCCGGAGCATGGGTTCGAGATCCGGGATGAACAAATTTATATGGCCTACCAGCTGGAGCGTGCCTATGCAGAGCAACAGACCATTTTTGCTGAAGCCGGTGTAGGTACAGGGAAAACCCTGGTGTATCTGCTTTATGCCATCAATTATGCGAGGTATACCCGCAAGCCGGCTGTCATTGCCTGCGCGGATGAATCGCTGATCGAGCAGCTGGTGAAGCAGGAAGGAGATCTGGCGAAGCTGGCTTCTTACCTGGATCTGCAGATTGACGCAAGGCTTGGTAAATCACCCGATCAATATCTGTGTCTCCGTAAAATAGACGGTGCTCGTCTTCAGGATGAGGATGCAGCATTCATTGAAGAGGTGCACGAAAGCCTCCCTGACTTTGTTCATGCTCCCGGTACGATGCAGGCCTTCTATCCTTATGGTGACCGAAAGCAATATCCTCATTTGAGTAATGAGCAGTGGCAGAAGATAAACTGGGACTCATTCCAGGACTGTTTTGTATGTGAAAAAAGGCATCGCTGCGGCATGACCTTATCCCGGGATCATTATCGCAAATCGACCGACCTCATTATTTGTTCCCATGATTATTACATGGAGCATGTATGGACGTATGAGGGGCGCAAGCGTGAAGGCCAGCTCCCTCTGTTACCGGAGCACAGCTCTGTTGTCTTTGATGAGGGCCATTTGCTGGAATCCGCGGCGCAGCAAGCCCTCAGCTACAAGCTGAAGCATAGTGCTTATGAGGAGATTATCACCCGGCTTCTGGATGGCGAGATTCGGGAGACACTGGCCGAGTCCATTGAAGCTTCGTTGGATCAGAGTCAGCTGGTGTTTGACCTCATTGCCAAGCAGGCCAAAGCCATTCCGGGATCCGACCGTTATGAAATTGACGTGGATGAGAAGCTGATTTCTGAACTGAATCGCTGGCGGAGCACGATTGAGCAAATCGATGAGGAGCTGGTGTTTGAGAGTGGACTGCATACCCTGGATGAGTATAAGCTGCGCATTGTAGAGGAGCACCTGGAGATGATCCAGATTGCGCTGCAGCTGTTTCAGAAGCGTGACCGATTCATCTGCTGGGCGGAAATGAATCAGAATGGCGAGGCTACGCTGGCCATGATGCCCCAGACGGTCAAAGAGGTGCTGAAGGAGCGCGTGTTCGGACTGAAAATGCCGATTGTCTTCTCGTCCGCCACGATGTCAGTGGATGGATCTTTTGACTATGTGGCCGAGAGCCTTGGTATAACGGATTATATCTCCTTCTCGGTAGCCTCTCCTTATGATTACGAGAAGCAGATGAAGCTGCTTGCGCCGCGGGAGCTTATGCACAACGATTCTATGACGGAGGAAGAGAAGCTGATGCAGAAGCTGGAGCTGGCAGCCAAGCTGATTGAGCGGACCGGCGGACGAGCTCTATTGTTATTCAAAACCATGGACGAGCTCAAGGCATTCAAGCATGCGTCAATGCGTCATCCAAAGCTCACAGCCTATACCATGCTGTATGAGGGGGACCGGGAGATCAGCAGCCTGATTACACAATTTCAGCAGCAGGAACAGAGCGTGCTCTGTGCAGCGAGCCTGTGGGAGGGCCTTGATGTACCGGGGCCTTCATTATCTAACGTCATCATCTGGTCACTGCCCTACCCGCCGCAGGACCCCGTATTTACCGCAAAACGGAAGGCTGCTGCTTCAGCTGTTGAGGAGGTTGACCTTCCCTATATGCTGCTCCGCTTGCGTCAAGGCTTGGGAAGGCTGATTCGTACCTCGACCGATCAAGGCATTGCAGCCATGCTCGACGCAGAGGTGGTGCTGGACCATGGTGTCCGCGAACGCATCGAAGCCGTATTGCCGCCGGGAGCGGCTCTTGAGATTGAAGCTTTGTTGAGCTATAGCTAG
- a CDS encoding polyprenyl synthetase family protein: MTHHNDNQDNDNQAAGWYDKKAAQASQYFELLSAYVHRQDYAEHLMEEVKAWKQQHHRPLLSRLLQVRKEPRPAENFTYLKYLQYNGRLNDYLSRSITYIYMRDLGASPENPAIQQRIQNLTVKIEHLLEQHVNSNHEAANGNLFSFKDLYRWGQKEQIEPVIIWLIEKLKQVRDHIPEGIHKEHAQRKLIKLIAGVVMHALEELGEDVSAEERSRRLGEAIKLGYSYGLTYPFIDDLLDSDVLSPEDNLQYAQMIRHALVTGIVPEPGDWARQHEQLAAFIYRELKSAFEYIQSIQRDETRSAFFEQTYVFFHAQEIDRIKRLDYAAYSNEELYIPIILKSAASRTIVRSVLAADASADYEERTFYFGIYNQLADDFADLYEDLEHQSVTPYTYYLTHRENRPDLINPFELYWAVVHYLIHHLYQGHKQVQEAILSRAISSLHRCRSRLGYDKYKFLMKELEPSHTPFAVLLQQLVRNSNPVQFFDKLLRDQLISSLRSQEEEKAQFRQTMENARQVIQASLPVTLPQEDQAFTADIIAAANYSLQGESKLLRPVIAYVMGVLEYGFAETDLLPLLRSLEYMHTASLIFDDLPSQDNAATRRGRPTLHEVYDSASAELAGVYLIQKAMQEQASLTSFDPSRVQSLMKYSAERAGDMCAGQMKDLSTRGQTLTLEELNAICYYKTGIAFEAALVMPAILAGTPPDVIDSIKKFAYHAGIAFQIQDDVLDTEGHAQTLGKDTQMDRQNGNSTFVTILGVEGARQAMWDHYCSAIEAVEKLKLKTAFFQHFLDYIIHRSH; encoded by the coding sequence ATGACACATCACAATGACAATCAGGATAATGACAATCAGGCCGCAGGATGGTATGACAAGAAAGCAGCGCAGGCTTCACAATATTTTGAGCTGTTGTCAGCCTATGTTCATCGGCAAGACTATGCAGAACACCTTATGGAGGAGGTAAAGGCATGGAAGCAGCAGCATCACAGGCCTTTACTTTCACGGCTCCTGCAAGTCCGCAAGGAGCCGCGACCAGCGGAAAACTTCACTTATCTGAAGTATCTTCAGTATAACGGGCGGCTGAACGACTACTTGAGTCGCAGCATCACTTATATTTATATGCGAGATCTTGGAGCTTCTCCTGAGAATCCGGCAATCCAGCAAAGGATACAGAACCTGACCGTAAAAATAGAACATCTACTTGAACAGCACGTTAACTCAAATCATGAAGCTGCAAACGGCAATTTGTTCAGCTTTAAGGATCTATACCGCTGGGGACAGAAGGAACAGATTGAGCCTGTCATCATCTGGCTCATTGAGAAGCTGAAGCAAGTGCGCGACCATATTCCGGAAGGCATTCATAAGGAGCATGCCCAAAGAAAGCTGATCAAACTGATCGCAGGCGTCGTTATGCACGCCCTGGAGGAGCTGGGAGAGGACGTTTCTGCCGAGGAGCGCAGCAGAAGACTGGGCGAAGCCATCAAGCTGGGTTATTCTTACGGATTGACCTATCCTTTTATCGATGATCTTCTGGACTCCGATGTGCTCAGTCCAGAAGATAACCTGCAATATGCTCAAATGATCCGCCATGCTCTTGTCACAGGCATTGTTCCCGAACCGGGGGATTGGGCCCGGCAGCATGAGCAGCTGGCAGCATTTATTTATCGTGAGCTGAAATCAGCCTTTGAATATATACAGTCCATCCAGCGTGACGAAACGCGAAGTGCGTTCTTTGAACAGACTTATGTGTTTTTTCATGCCCAGGAAATCGACCGGATCAAACGGCTGGATTACGCAGCGTACAGCAACGAAGAGCTTTATATTCCGATCATTCTGAAGTCTGCTGCTTCCCGGACTATTGTTCGTTCTGTTCTTGCAGCGGACGCGAGTGCAGACTATGAAGAGCGCACCTTTTATTTTGGGATTTACAACCAGCTGGCCGATGATTTCGCAGATCTGTATGAGGATCTGGAGCATCAGTCTGTAACGCCGTACACCTATTACTTGACCCACCGAGAAAACCGCCCGGATCTGATCAATCCATTTGAATTGTACTGGGCTGTCGTTCATTATCTCATTCATCATTTGTATCAAGGTCATAAGCAGGTACAGGAGGCGATTCTAAGCAGAGCGATCAGCAGTCTGCACAGATGCCGGTCCCGGCTCGGCTATGATAAGTATAAGTTCTTGATGAAGGAGCTCGAACCAAGCCACACCCCGTTTGCGGTCCTGCTGCAGCAGCTGGTTCGTAACAGTAATCCTGTCCAATTCTTCGACAAACTGCTACGGGATCAGCTGATCAGCTCACTGCGCAGTCAGGAGGAAGAAAAGGCTCAGTTCCGACAAACCATGGAGAATGCGCGACAAGTCATACAAGCATCCCTTCCGGTAACCTTGCCGCAAGAAGACCAAGCCTTTACCGCTGACATCATTGCTGCTGCGAATTACAGCCTGCAGGGCGAGAGCAAGCTGCTGCGCCCTGTGATTGCTTATGTCATGGGAGTCCTGGAATACGGATTTGCGGAAACGGACCTCCTGCCTTTACTCCGATCCCTGGAGTATATGCACACAGCCTCGCTTATTTTTGATGACTTGCCCTCTCAGGATAATGCAGCTACCCGGCGAGGGCGGCCCACGCTGCATGAGGTCTACGATAGTGCCTCCGCAGAGCTGGCCGGAGTCTACCTTATTCAGAAGGCGATGCAGGAGCAGGCTTCCTTGACCTCCTTTGATCCTTCCCGGGTGCAGTCTCTGATGAAATATTCCGCGGAGCGCGCGGGGGATATGTGCGCCGGCCAGATGAAGGATCTAAGCACAAGAGGCCAGACGCTGACGCTAGAGGAGCTGAATGCGATTTGCTACTACAAGACAGGTATTGCTTTTGAGGCAGCTTTGGTCATGCCTGCTATTCTTGCCGGGACACCGCCCGACGTCATCGACAGCATCAAGAAATTTGCTTACCATGCAGGCATCGCGTTCCAGATCCAGGACGATGTCCTGGACACCGAAGGCCATGCACAGACCCTCGGTAAAGATACCCAGATGGATCGGCAGAACGGAAATTCTACCTTTGTGACCATTCTTGGCGTGGAGGGTGCCCGGCAAGCCATGTGGGATCATTATTGCTCTGCCATCGAGGCGGTAGAGAAGCTAAAATTAAAAACGGCTTTTTTTCAGCATTTTCTGGATTACATTATTCATCGCAGCCACTGA
- the cls gene encoding cardiolipin synthase → MSLSSGIFGFIILLNITFAMVVIFQGRRDIGSTWAWLLVLLLIPIAGFILYLFLAQNFRRKKLFYWEEYKKSGLDRGLKSQVSQFRSQQFEFRNSISEEYQDLITMNLLNNQAFLTEDNKVEIITDGHQKFETLFRDIEAATDFIHIQYYIMRKDKLGRKLMDLLSKKAREGVRVRVLYDELGSRGIGKRFLKELRESGGQAEAFFPSKFRLINLRLNYRNHRKLVIIDGKVGYIGGFNVGDEYLGLDPKFGYWRDTHLRLQGTAVYSIQTRFVLDWNQASQEHDITYFPSLFPEVPEGGLVGMQIVSSGPDSEYEHIKNGYLKMITSARDSIFIQTPYFIPDPSMLDALRVACLSGVEVNIMIPDKPDHMFVYWATLSYIGELLKAGANVYQYNNGFVHAKTLVVDDKVASVGTANIDYRSFRLNFEVNAFIYDETIACRLNDEFRKDLEVSTLLTLDKYHALSKWVRLKEAISRLLSPIL, encoded by the coding sequence ATGAGCTTGTCCAGCGGTATATTCGGGTTCATTATTTTGCTCAACATCACATTTGCAATGGTTGTCATTTTTCAGGGCAGGCGGGACATTGGATCTACATGGGCCTGGCTGCTCGTTCTGCTGCTGATTCCGATTGCCGGCTTTATTCTGTACCTGTTTCTCGCCCAAAATTTCAGACGCAAAAAGCTGTTCTATTGGGAAGAATATAAGAAAAGCGGCCTGGATCGAGGCCTGAAATCCCAGGTTTCCCAGTTTCGGTCCCAGCAGTTTGAGTTCCGCAACAGCATCTCGGAGGAGTATCAGGACCTGATTACCATGAACCTGCTGAACAATCAGGCTTTTCTGACTGAAGACAATAAGGTGGAGATTATTACAGACGGCCATCAAAAGTTTGAAACGCTGTTCCGGGACATTGAAGCGGCGACCGATTTCATTCACATTCAGTACTACATCATGCGCAAGGACAAGCTGGGCAGGAAGCTCATGGATCTCTTGTCCAAGAAGGCGAGAGAAGGGGTTCGCGTCCGGGTTCTGTATGATGAGCTGGGCTCCAGAGGGATCGGCAAAAGATTTCTGAAGGAGCTGCGGGAATCTGGCGGCCAGGCTGAGGCTTTTTTTCCATCCAAGTTCAGATTGATCAACCTCCGGCTGAATTACCGGAACCACCGGAAGCTCGTTATCATTGATGGCAAGGTCGGCTATATCGGCGGCTTTAATGTCGGAGATGAATACCTGGGGCTGGATCCGAAGTTCGGATACTGGCGCGACACGCATTTAAGGCTGCAGGGGACCGCGGTGTATTCGATTCAGACCCGCTTCGTGCTCGACTGGAATCAGGCATCGCAGGAGCATGACATCACGTATTTTCCCTCCTTATTTCCGGAGGTGCCTGAAGGCGGACTTGTTGGCATGCAAATCGTATCCAGCGGACCGGACAGCGAGTATGAGCATATTAAGAATGGTTATCTCAAAATGATTACCTCCGCCAGAGATTCCATCTTTATTCAAACGCCGTACTTCATACCCGATCCCAGTATGCTGGATGCTCTGCGGGTCGCATGCCTGTCCGGGGTTGAGGTCAATATTATGATTCCGGACAAGCCGGATCATATGTTCGTGTACTGGGCCACGCTCTCTTACATTGGAGAGCTCCTGAAGGCGGGAGCAAATGTTTATCAATATAATAACGGCTTTGTGCATGCCAAGACGCTGGTTGTCGATGATAAGGTGGCTTCGGTCGGCACGGCAAATATTGATTACCGAAGCTTTCGCTTGAATTTTGAGGTCAATGCCTTCATCTATGACGAAACGATTGCCTGCCGCCTTAATGATGAATTCCGTAAGGATCTGGAGGTTTCCACACTCTTGACTCTGGACAAATACCACGCTCTCTCCAAATGGGTACGGTTAAAGGAAGCGATCTCGCGACTGTTATCACCTATATTGTGA
- a CDS encoding ArsR/SmtB family transcription factor, translated as MHTIDLDLKTKFIRGFSDKTRLQIVNILKSGEKTVSQIVEAVQGNQSNISQHLACLKGCGIIVGRQEGKYIYYALRNEQILSLIQLLDEVYEQVQNEMMACDNPIME; from the coding sequence GTGCATACAATAGATCTGGATCTCAAAACAAAGTTTATCCGCGGCTTCTCCGATAAGACGCGTCTGCAAATCGTGAATATATTGAAAAGCGGAGAGAAGACGGTATCTCAGATTGTAGAGGCTGTGCAAGGCAATCAGTCCAACATCTCCCAACATCTGGCATGCTTGAAGGGCTGTGGCATTATTGTCGGCAGGCAAGAAGGCAAGTATATCTACTATGCCCTGCGTAACGAGCAGATTTTGTCTCTCATCCAGCTGCTGGATGAGGTATATGAGCAGGTTCAGAACGAAATGATGGCTTGCGATAACCCGATAATGGAGTGA
- a CDS encoding AAA family ATPase: MGKTSSNQRLPRAKGIDMAAYYTVKECESRVKRIVLPDRNRQIVEEFITILGMKERFKEHDVPIPNKIVMFGPPGTGKTLTAFYVATRLELPLLLVRLDAVIHSHLGETASNVRKIFEYAKATPCVLFLDEFDAIARTRENNDEVKEMSRVVNTLLQCLDEFEGDSIFMAATNLETELDHAIWRRFDTKMAYSLPDEKERDQYISLLIGGFGQEDHLQSIAASILQGSSYAEMEQIVLKAKRKAIIEDSLLRADHIEEAFAEYQPKR, translated from the coding sequence ATGGGCAAAACGTCATCCAATCAACGGCTGCCACGGGCCAAAGGCATCGACATGGCTGCTTATTATACGGTTAAAGAATGTGAGAGCAGGGTAAAGCGTATTGTGCTGCCGGATCGAAACCGGCAGATTGTGGAGGAGTTCATTACCATTTTGGGCATGAAGGAAAGGTTTAAGGAGCATGATGTTCCGATTCCCAATAAGATTGTGATGTTCGGGCCTCCCGGGACAGGCAAGACGCTGACCGCGTTCTATGTAGCGACCCGGCTGGAGCTGCCTCTGCTGCTGGTGCGTCTGGATGCTGTTATTCATAGTCATTTGGGAGAGACCGCGAGCAATGTACGTAAAATTTTTGAATATGCGAAGGCCACACCTTGTGTCCTGTTTCTGGATGAATTCGACGCCATCGCGAGAACGCGAGAGAACAACGATGAGGTTAAAGAAATGTCCCGGGTGGTTAATACGCTTTTGCAATGTCTGGATGAGTTTGAGGGCGACAGCATCTTTATGGCGGCAACCAATCTGGAAACCGAGCTGGATCACGCAATCTGGCGGCGGTTTGACACCAAGATGGCCTACAGCCTGCCGGATGAGAAGGAACGGGATCAATATATTTCGCTCCTGATCGGAGGTTTCGGCCAAGAGGATCACCTCCAGTCGATCGCTGCATCCATTCTTCAAGGATCAAGCTACGCAGAGATGGAGCAAATTGTTCTGAAGGCGAAGCGAAAGGCAATCATCGAGGATAGCCTGCTGCGCGCAGATCATATTGAAGAAGCTTTTGCGGAGTACCAGCCCAAGCGTTAA
- a CDS encoding MFS transporter — protein MLFLILIYLTFISLGLPDSLLGSSWPLMNSDLGVSTGSAGLVSFIITSGTILSSLFSHSLISLWGTGKITLTSVFMTAIALLGFSFSHSFLWLLLCSIPLGLGAGAVDAGLNKFVAEHYEAKHMNWLHAFWGVGAMLAPLLMSVLLFEGNTWRGGYLTISSLQMAIVILLVFSLPVWKRVEASPISIHGEAEDKRQPALLSTLSRRGALWGLLSFFLVASIEASMMLWGSTYLVKQEQVSPESAAGWVSLFFLGMTAGRMLSGWISSRWSNETLIRFGSVLTLLGFIVMLLPLPTPFTLTSFILVGSGLAPIFPSMLHQTPQYYGQHAPAAMGAQMACAYTGTTLVAPGMGQLLSFISFSFFPYLLLACSAGLLLSRELFKWRTSDLP, from the coding sequence ATGTTATTTCTAATTCTGATCTATCTGACGTTTATTAGTCTTGGATTACCAGACTCGCTGCTTGGCTCATCCTGGCCGCTAATGAATTCAGATTTGGGGGTCTCTACCGGTAGTGCAGGTCTTGTTTCGTTCATAATCACTTCGGGAACGATTCTCTCCAGTCTTTTCTCTCATTCCCTGATCTCGTTATGGGGTACAGGGAAAATAACGCTGACAAGTGTGTTCATGACCGCCATTGCGCTGCTTGGCTTCTCTTTCTCCCACTCATTTTTGTGGCTGCTGTTATGCTCAATACCGCTAGGCTTAGGCGCTGGGGCCGTTGATGCAGGGCTGAATAAATTTGTAGCTGAGCATTACGAGGCCAAGCACATGAACTGGCTTCATGCATTCTGGGGAGTGGGAGCCATGCTGGCTCCCCTGCTCATGTCTGTACTTCTGTTCGAGGGAAATACGTGGAGAGGCGGATACTTGACCATCTCCTCGCTGCAAATGGCTATAGTAATATTGCTGGTATTCTCACTTCCAGTGTGGAAGAGGGTTGAAGCCTCACCCATTTCCATTCATGGAGAAGCCGAGGACAAAAGGCAACCGGCGCTGCTGAGTACTTTAAGCCGCAGAGGTGCCCTGTGGGGATTGCTATCTTTTTTTCTGGTAGCTTCGATCGAAGCATCCATGATGCTGTGGGGCTCGACGTACTTGGTGAAGCAGGAGCAGGTTTCGCCGGAAAGTGCAGCTGGTTGGGTATCGTTATTCTTTCTCGGCATGACGGCCGGGCGGATGCTAAGCGGATGGATTTCCAGCCGCTGGAGCAACGAGACCTTAATCCGTTTCGGAAGTGTACTGACGCTTTTGGGTTTTATCGTCATGCTCCTGCCCTTGCCCACCCCATTCACGCTGACGTCATTCATCTTGGTGGGCAGTGGCCTGGCTCCAATCTTCCCTTCGATGCTGCATCAGACGCCGCAGTATTACGGTCAACACGCACCGGCAGCCATGGGAGCTCAGATGGCTTGTGCTTATACGGGAACGACACTTGTCGCTCCCGGTATGGGTCAGCTGCTGAGCTTTATTTCGTTCTCCTTTTTCCCGTATTTGCTGTTGGCATGTAGTGCGGGACTGCTTCTTAGTAGAGAGCTGTTTAAATGGAGAACTAGTGATTTACCCTAA